The DNA window GAGGCTTTAAGCTATGACATTCACAATGTGTTTTTCGGTGCTGTCACGCTTACACAACCTATTTTTATGGGTGGTAAGATAGTTGCTATGAATAAGATTACAGGCTATGCGGAAAATCTTGCGCGTGCGATGCACGACAATGCCGCTCAGGATGTGGTCTATGCGGTTGATGCGGCTTATTGGCAGGTTGTCTCGCTGAAAGCAAAGCATAAGCTCGCGGTGAGTTTTGTCAATCTTCTCGACACACTGAGCCGTAATGTATCGCTCATGGTCGAGCAGGGTGTCGCCACCAAGCGTGACCAGCTTACGGTGGATGTCAAGCTGAATTCCGCTCAGGTCGATTTGACAAAAGTTGAAAACGGACTGGTGCTTTCACGTATGGCGCTTGCCCAAGTGTGCGGTCTTCCGGTCCACACAATGCTCACTCTTGCCGATGAGGATGCGGAGACAATCAGTGCGACAGCCCCGATTGCCAAGTCATACAATATGCAGGATGTCTATTCCGCCCGCGAAGATCTCCGCGCTCTTGAACTCGGTGTGAAGATATATAAGGAAAAAGAGAATATAGCCCGGGCCTCGATGATGCCTAACCTTGCGCTGGTAGGGGCATACACCTTCTCCAATCCGAATATGTTCAATGGTTTCGAGAAGAAATTCTCAGGGATGTTTTCGGTCGGTGCTATGCTCACAGTGCCTATCTGGCACTGGGGAGGTAATTATAATAAGGTGCGTGCTGCTAAGGCTCAGACGGTTGCCGCTCGTCTTGAACTTGACAACGCCAAGGATATGATAGACCTTCAGGTCAATCAGGCTTCTTTCAAGGCTCAGGAGGCCGTGAAAACATTTAACATGACTGAAGCCAATCTTGAGAAGGCCGACGAAAATCTGCGTTGTGCCGAAGTCGGTTTCCGTGACGGCGTGATGACGGTCGACAATGTGATGGAAGCACAGACGGCTTGGCTTAAGGCTCATTCCGAGAATGTCGATGCACGGATAGATGTATATCTCTGTGATGTCTATCTCAACAAGGTGCTTGGACGGCTCGATGTCAGTACGCCGGCTTTCGAATAAATTCGAAAAAATAAAAAGTAACATCAACCTCATAATATTTCCTGAAATCATGTCAGATATAAAAAACAGCCCCGCTGCTACTCCCGAACAGCGCGAAAATAAGATCCTCATGGTGGCTATGGGCATAATGGTGGTAATCTGCATAGTGCTTGCGATACTCGGTTTCTGTTTCCTTAATAAGCCTAAGGACATAGTCGAAGGTCAGGCCGACGCTACATCTATCCGTATTTCCGGCAAGCTTCCCGGAAGAGTAATGAAGATTTATGTCCATGAAGGCGATCTCGTCAAGGCCGGTGACACGTTGGTGCACATCCATTCGTCGCTTGTCGATGCCAAACTTATGCAGGCGGAGGGTATGGAGACCGTTGCGCGCACTCAGAACCAGAAGGTGGATGCCGGTACACGCAAGCAGATTGTACAGGCAGCCCGCGATTTGGTCAGTCAGGCTGAGGCGGCCGTAGGCATCACCCGGAAGACCTATACGAGAATGCAGAATCTGTTCAATGAGGGAGTCGTGTCCGAACAGAAGCGTGATGAGGCCAAGGCTGCATACGATGCTGCCGTTGCCGCTCACAAGGCTGCCCAGAGCCAGCTCGACCTTGCTGTCTCCGGTGCGCAGAAAGAAGATAAGGAAAGCGCCGCCGCTATGGTCGATGTTGCAAAAGGCGGCGTGGCCGAGGTGCAGAGCCTTCTCGAAGACCAGTATCTTCTTGCTCCGTGCGACGGTCAGATTGATGCCGTTTATCCGGAGGAGAGTGAGCTCGTGTCGCTTGGTGCTCCGATAATGAGCCTTTTGAAGCTTAGCGACAAGTGGGTGACATTCAATGTACGCGAGGAATTGCTCAATGATATGCCTATGGGTGGAGAAATCGAGATTATGATTCCTGCTCTTGACCAGAAAAAGACTAAGGCCAAAATCTATTATATCCGTGATCTCGGCACTTACGCCACATGGCAGGCCACAAAGGCAACAGGGCAGTGGGACAGCAAAACCTTTGAGGTGAAAGCCCGCACGATTGACTCTATTCCGGCTCTGCGTCCGGGCATGAGTGTCGTGTATTTCAAATAGTCAATCACTGTCCGCATCCCTTCTCCTCATAATTTCTAATCAGAAGTCCCATGTTGTTACAGATTATAAAACGCGAACTACGTCGGCTCACATCAAGAAAGATTTATATCTTCATGATGTTGATTGTCCCGATATGCTTCACTTTTTTCTTCCTCAATCTTATGGGCGAAGGACTGCCGTTGAAGATACCTGTAGGAGTGGTCGATCTTGACCACACATCTCTTTCCCGTAAGGTATGCCGTTCGCTCAATGCAAGTGAACTTATTGACATCTCGGCCGATGCCGAGAGTTTCCACGATGCCATTGAGAAAGTCAGGAGTGGCGAAATATATGGTTTTTTCTATATTCCATCGGATTTTCAGAAAAAGGCCATCAGTGGAGGGACTCCGACATTGTCGTTTTATTCAAACATGGCGGTTTTCGTACCCGGTTCGCTGTCATTCAAAGGCTTCAAGACGATTGCAGTTTTGACAAGCGGCGGCATTGTCAAAACGACACTTGTCGGTATGGGTGCGGATGAGGATACTGCCGGAGCATTGCTTCAGCCTGTAGTGATTCGTAGCCATCCTTTGAATAATCCTTGGCTGAACTATGCAATCTACCTCAGTCCGTCTTTTATTCCTTGCCTTCTGGCTCTGATTGTGTTGCTTATGACGGTTTTCAGCATCTGTCAGGAAAACAAGACCGGAACATCGGTCGAATGGATGAGGTTGGCCCGTGGAAACATGGCAGTCGCTCTTGCGGGAAAACTGTTGCCGCAGACTGTGATTTTCACTTCGGTCGGGGTGGCTATGCAGGCGGTGATGTTCCGTTTCCTCGGTTTTCCGCTTAACTGCCATCCGCTCAATATGATATTTGCGATGCTGCTGCTCGTCATGGCCTGTCAGGCTTTCGCGACTTTTATTACGGAGATGCTTCCGAATCTCCGCATGGCAATGAGTATAGTCTCGCTGACGGGCATTCTGTGTTTCTCGATAGCCGGGTTTTCGTTCCCGGTCGAAAAGATGTATGGCGGAGTTGCAATCTTTTCATATCTTGTCCCGATACGCTATTATTTCCTGATTTATATAGATCAGGCGCTTAATGGCATCCCTCTCTACTATTCCCGCTTTTACTATATGGCTCTTCTCGCTTTCCTGCTACTGCCTGCACTTGGATTGCGGAGGCTTGCCAAACGACTTGAAAATCCTATTTATGTGCCATAGACACAAGACGTTAAAAGATAGATAAATAATATGGACTGGATAAAAAGTTTATTCCGTGTATGGCGTCGGGAGACACGTCTCGTGTTTACGGACATTGGCGTGCTGTTGTTTTTCTTCGGACTTCCAATCGCTTATCCGGTGGTCTATACCTTAATATATAATCCGGAAGTTGTCAAGAAGATGGACACTGTCGTCGTCGATAACTCCCGCAGCGCCGAGAGCCGTGAACTGGTGAGGGAGCTTGGTGCTACACAATCGATCAACGTTATCGGTTATGCTTCGGATATAAACGAGGCGAAACGGGCGTGGCATGAAAAGAAGTGCTACGGTGTGATTGAGATTCCGGCTGATTATGCCCGTAAGATAGGCCGTGGGGAGCAGGCTGTGGCTTCGTTTTACTGCGACATGTCTTTGTTGCTGCGTTATCGCCAATATCTGTTCTCCATAACCGATGTGCAGATGAATGAGGCTTTGCGCATCACATCTCAACGGCTTTCTCAGGGTGGCTTGATTACGAGTACGATAGAAGGTCTGCCGGTTAACTCTCAGGCAAATTTTCTTGGCGACGTTACCCAAGGGTTCGCGTCATTCGTCATGCCTGGCATTGTGGTTCTGATTCTGCAGCAGAGCATGCTTCTCGGAATAACCATGATTGCAGGTACCGCCCGTGACCGCCGTCGCCGTAACGGAGGGATAGATCCTCTCGGCTACGATGCAGGGCCTCTTGCCACTGTGCTTGGCAAATCGCTTTGTTACATGATGATTTACATCCCGCTGGCCTACTATATCCTTGAAATAATCCCCTATATGTTCGCGCTGCCTCATGTTGGGACGTTCTGGAACTTCATGCCTGTCGTGTTCGTGTTTCTCCTTGCCACTACATTCCTTGGGCAGACTTTGCAGGTTTTTGTCAGGGAGCGTGAATCAAGTCTGCTTGTCATTGTCTTCACATCCGTCGTCTTCCTGTTTCTTTCAGGACTTACATGGCCGCGCTATGCCTTCAATAAATTCTGGTATATGATTTCAGAGCTTATCCCGTCGACTCTTGGAATCGAGGCGTTGATTCGAATAAACAGCAACGGTTCGACCATTTCGCACCTCGGTCATTATTACTGGGGGCTTTGGGCGCTCACAGGATTGTATTTCGTTACTGCCCTGACGCTTCGTTATTTTGCTAAAGAACACGGCTCGCACGAGTGTCAGGCATCGCCGATGTCAGAATCGCATTCCGACAATGAGCGTCAGCGAGGAGAAAGTGCTGAAGTGGGTGAAGTTTGAATTATAGTAGAGATACCCGTGTGATCTTGCCTGCGCGGATGCGAACAGCGCTCCGTGGTTATATACACAACTGAGCGACAGCCGGTAGCTATTCGCGACCATATTGCGGATGCCGTCTGTCGCATCTTCGTATGTGCGCTTGTAGCCGAGAGCGCCCATTGCCGTCAGGTTCAGAAGCCATCGGCGTGGTTTTAGCACCCAGTTTCTTGCATAGCCGCCGAGCACTGCGATGTCGCGATAGTGGAAAGTGTATTTATTTGAGTCAAGGGGTAGGGCGGCCAGCATGTCGGGAGGAAGATTCTCAAAATTCATGCTGATATTCTGTTCGCCTCCGGTGATACCGGCTATGGCTGTTCCGGAAGTCCGCAGCTGATATTTGGAGAAGGTATAGGCGGCTGCGTGAGAATATTTGTAGTGATTAAAGAAATAGTAGGCATCGAGGTTGGTTGTGGTAATGTTGACGTCATCGAAATCATAGCGGAAGGTTTTTCCGTCGTTGTAGTCTCCGAACCGTGTGAGGATCATACCACCTTCAGACGACACCTTACTGTAGTTTATGAAAAAACGTGAGCATGTGAAGTCGAAGTTGAATGTATGGCGTTTTGTGTCGTGATCGAAAAGCTTGTCGATATTCCACATGTATCCAACGCTCACCGCCATGAAGCTGAGATAAGCACCTGCATCGGAATACAGGTTGGAGTGCATGGAGATTGATGAGTTTTTCGGAAAGAGCATTGTCTGTGTCTCAATCCAGCCATAGTTTTTTCCTTGCAGCTTCCAGTTTTTTCCTGTCCCCACAACATAGTTTTTGTCATAGGAATTGAACGTCTTGTCCCCCCAGTTGTAGACTTTAAGGGCAAAACGTGGGAAGGCCGGATAGCAGACGGATGAGTCGTTTATGTGAAAGCCGTTCTCAATCAGCTGATGAATCCAGCGAGTGGAGCTGCGCGGAAGAGAGTCGCAAGGTGTCGACTGGGCATGAAGAGTGAGACCTGATATGGAAACCAAGACAGTAGATAGTATGTATTGCACTGAATTCCTAAGCATAATATTGCTCAAACAGAGAATGTGAAGGGTATTTCCATCTGCAAAATTACGCAAAAATACTTGCAAATCTGTTTATGTATTCGTAAATTTACTATCTCTATGGATGATATGTCCAATATTCATCGATAGTTTAATTCAATATTGATAAGATTCATAACGAGTGTGTGACTGATGAATATATTTCTAAATATTATATGGTTTGTGTTTGGCGGACTTATGGTCGCTGTCGAATATGCGATTTCGAGTGTGGCAATGATGCTTACTATTATAGGTATTCCGTTTGGCCTGCAGACATTGAAGCTTGCCAAAGTGGCATTGTGGCCGTTTGGGACAGAAGTGGTGGATGACGGGTGGCCATCCGGCTGCCTTGCCGGTGTGATGAACGTCGTATGGTGGTTTGTCGGTGGAGTCCCCATAGCTCTGACTCATATGCTGTGGGGGCTGATATTCTGTGTGACCGTAGTCGGCATACCGTTTGGCATGCAGCATTTCAAACTTATGAAGCTTGCACTTTTCCCGTTCGGAACAAAGGTTAGCTGACCTGTCTTGACAGCTTAGAGGCTTGCAATCCTGTCAAGGCCCGTTCAGCAGTTTCTGGCTGGACAGTGAGTGCGCTCAGGGGATATAGACTGACGGTTTTCAAAATAGTTTTAAAAATGTTGAAAACTTACTGAAAAATCCATAGGGTAAATGCTTGTGGATTGGAATATTATTACTATCTTTGCAGCGCTTTGCGGACATCTGCCCGCAGGCATAGAATTAACCTTATTTATTAACCCCATTTTTTAATGACTGAAGAAGTAAAAAACTCCCCGATCGCTGACTTCGATTGGGAAGCGTATGCAAACGGTGAGACCAAGGGTGAAAAGACCCGCGAGGAACTTACCAAAACCTATGATGAATCGCTCAATACCGTGCGTGACAAGGACGTAATCGAAGGTACCATCATCGCGCTCAACAAGCGTGAGGCTGTGGTTAACATCGGCTACAAGAGCGACGGCATCATCCCCATGAGCGAATTCCGCTACAACCCCGACATCAAGGTGGGCGACACTGTAGAGGTCTTCATTGAAAATCAGGAAGACAAGAAAGGTCAGCTCATCCTTTCTCACCGCAAGGCCCGTGCAGCCCGTTCTTGGGACCGCATCAACGAGGCTCTCGAGAAAGACGAAGTCATCAAGGGCTACATCAAGTGCCGCACTAAGGGTGGCATGATTGTCGATGTATTCGGCATCGAAGCCTTCCTCCCCGGCTCGCAGATCGATGTGAAGCCCATCCGCGACTATGATATCTTCGTTGGCAAGACAATGGAGTTCAAGGTCGTGAAGATCAATCAAGAATTCAAGAACGTGGTTGTCAGCCACAAGGCACTCATCGAGGCCGAACTCGAACAGCAGAAGCGCGAAATCATCGCCAAGCTCGAAAAGGGTCAGGTGCTCGAAGGTTCTGTCAAGAACATCACCAGCTACGGTGTGTTCATCGACCTTGGCGGCGTAGACGGCCTCATCCACAT is part of the Duncaniella dubosii genome and encodes:
- a CDS encoding TolC family protein yields the protein MIIRRFLLSLFGLYALGSFAQTSAVADGSVVTLEQCREMALSNNKNLRKSAQQIKVAGYEKDQAFAAYLPAIDFAGGYMYNQKGVSVFGSDQLLPVKTFNIEKQDYEFGLVKNPVTGEPVLVNGKPIPEQMAYLPKEALSYDIHNVFFGAVTLTQPIFMGGKIVAMNKITGYAENLARAMHDNAAQDVVYAVDAAYWQVVSLKAKHKLAVSFVNLLDTLSRNVSLMVEQGVATKRDQLTVDVKLNSAQVDLTKVENGLVLSRMALAQVCGLPVHTMLTLADEDAETISATAPIAKSYNMQDVYSAREDLRALELGVKIYKEKENIARASMMPNLALVGAYTFSNPNMFNGFEKKFSGMFSVGAMLTVPIWHWGGNYNKVRAAKAQTVAARLELDNAKDMIDLQVNQASFKAQEAVKTFNMTEANLEKADENLRCAEVGFRDGVMTVDNVMEAQTAWLKAHSENVDARIDVYLCDVYLNKVLGRLDVSTPAFE
- a CDS encoding HlyD family secretion protein: MSDIKNSPAATPEQRENKILMVAMGIMVVICIVLAILGFCFLNKPKDIVEGQADATSIRISGKLPGRVMKIYVHEGDLVKAGDTLVHIHSSLVDAKLMQAEGMETVARTQNQKVDAGTRKQIVQAARDLVSQAEAAVGITRKTYTRMQNLFNEGVVSEQKRDEAKAAYDAAVAAHKAAQSQLDLAVSGAQKEDKESAAAMVDVAKGGVAEVQSLLEDQYLLAPCDGQIDAVYPEESELVSLGAPIMSLLKLSDKWVTFNVREELLNDMPMGGEIEIMIPALDQKKTKAKIYYIRDLGTYATWQATKATGQWDSKTFEVKARTIDSIPALRPGMSVVYFK
- a CDS encoding ABC transporter permease, which produces MLLQIIKRELRRLTSRKIYIFMMLIVPICFTFFFLNLMGEGLPLKIPVGVVDLDHTSLSRKVCRSLNASELIDISADAESFHDAIEKVRSGEIYGFFYIPSDFQKKAISGGTPTLSFYSNMAVFVPGSLSFKGFKTIAVLTSGGIVKTTLVGMGADEDTAGALLQPVVIRSHPLNNPWLNYAIYLSPSFIPCLLALIVLLMTVFSICQENKTGTSVEWMRLARGNMAVALAGKLLPQTVIFTSVGVAMQAVMFRFLGFPLNCHPLNMIFAMLLLVMACQAFATFITEMLPNLRMAMSIVSLTGILCFSIAGFSFPVEKMYGGVAIFSYLVPIRYYFLIYIDQALNGIPLYYSRFYYMALLAFLLLPALGLRRLAKRLENPIYVP
- a CDS encoding ABC transporter permease — its product is MDWIKSLFRVWRRETRLVFTDIGVLLFFFGLPIAYPVVYTLIYNPEVVKKMDTVVVDNSRSAESRELVRELGATQSINVIGYASDINEAKRAWHEKKCYGVIEIPADYARKIGRGEQAVASFYCDMSLLLRYRQYLFSITDVQMNEALRITSQRLSQGGLITSTIEGLPVNSQANFLGDVTQGFASFVMPGIVVLILQQSMLLGITMIAGTARDRRRRNGGIDPLGYDAGPLATVLGKSLCYMMIYIPLAYYILEIIPYMFALPHVGTFWNFMPVVFVFLLATTFLGQTLQVFVRERESSLLVIVFTSVVFLFLSGLTWPRYAFNKFWYMISELIPSTLGIEALIRINSNGSTISHLGHYYWGLWALTGLYFVTALTLRYFAKEHGSHECQASPMSESHSDNERQRGESAEVGEV
- a CDS encoding DUF4421 domain-containing protein, which codes for MLRNSVQYILSTVLVSISGLTLHAQSTPCDSLPRSSTRWIHQLIENGFHINDSSVCYPAFPRFALKVYNWGDKTFNSYDKNYVVGTGKNWKLQGKNYGWIETQTMLFPKNSSISMHSNLYSDAGAYLSFMAVSVGYMWNIDKLFDHDTKRHTFNFDFTCSRFFINYSKVSSEGGMILTRFGDYNDGKTFRYDFDDVNITTTNLDAYYFFNHYKYSHAAAYTFSKYQLRTSGTAIAGITGGEQNISMNFENLPPDMLAALPLDSNKYTFHYRDIAVLGGYARNWVLKPRRWLLNLTAMGALGYKRTYEDATDGIRNMVANSYRLSLSCVYNHGALFASAQARSHGYLYYNSNFTHFSTFSSLTLIVGMRF
- a CDS encoding YccF domain-containing protein codes for the protein MNIFLNIIWFVFGGLMVAVEYAISSVAMMLTIIGIPFGLQTLKLAKVALWPFGTEVVDDGWPSGCLAGVMNVVWWFVGGVPIALTHMLWGLIFCVTVVGIPFGMQHFKLMKLALFPFGTKVS